GTTGTATGCAATCATGCAATCATGCAATCATGCAGTCAATATGACAATGTTTATCAATGCGGATAGTCATTAAATATTATTATCATGGAAACATATTTAGAAACCGCAAAAAGCCTTTATAAAGAAGCGGCAGAAAAACCGCAGGAAGGCTTATGCTGTACTACCACGCCTGTTTGGCAATTACCTGGCCTGAATATTCCTAAAAGGATGCTGGAAATGAACTATGGCTGTGGAACCACAGTACACCCGCGAGACCTGGTAAACAACCCTGTAATACTCTATGTAGGTGTAGGAGGGGGAATGGAGCTATTACAATTTGCTTACTTCAGCAGAAATCCAAATGCAGTGATCGGCATAGATGCAGTAGATGAAATGCTGTCCTCCTGCGAAGCAAATCTAAAAGAAGCTGAAAAACTAAATACCTGGTTTAGCAGTGATTATATTGATCTAAGGAATGGAGACGCCATGGATTTACCCCTTGAAGCAGAAAGCGTGAATGTTGCAGCTCAAAATTGCCTGTTTAATATATTCAGAACCCAGGATTTAAAACAAGCATTAAATGAAATATACCGTGTTTTAAAACCGTATGGACACCTCGTTTTATCAGATCCCGTTTGTGAAGATCCGATACCTAACCATCTGCGTAAAGACGAACAACTTAGAGCTGAGTGCCTCACCGGGGCTATTCCTTTAAACGACTACTTAAAAATAATAACAGAGGTTGGCTTTGGAACAATAGAGGTGCGGGCTAAAAGGCCATACAGGATTTTAGACCCTGCGCACTATCAGGTAGCTAACAATATCTATATTGAAAGTGTAGAAATTTGTGCCATCAAGGATCCCATGCCTGAAGATGGCCCCTGTATCTTTACCGGTAAGAC
Above is a genomic segment from Cytophagales bacterium containing:
- a CDS encoding methyltransferase domain-containing protein, translated to METYLETAKSLYKEAAEKPQEGLCCTTTPVWQLPGLNIPKRMLEMNYGCGTTVHPRDLVNNPVILYVGVGGGMELLQFAYFSRNPNAVIGIDAVDEMLSSCEANLKEAEKLNTWFSSDYIDLRNGDAMDLPLEAESVNVAAQNCLFNIFRTQDLKQALNEIYRVLKPYGHLVLSDPVCEDPIPNHLRKDEQLRAECLTGAIPLNDYLKIITEVGFGTIEVRAKRPYRILDPAHYQVANNIYIESVEICAIKDPMPEDGPCIFTGKTAIYYGDEQYFDDGNGHALFYNQPLAVCDKTAGALKRLGRDDIFITNSTFFYDGGGCC